A window of the Diabrotica undecimpunctata isolate CICGRU chromosome 1, icDiaUnde3, whole genome shotgun sequence genome harbors these coding sequences:
- the LOC140432479 gene encoding nonsense-mediated mRNA decay factor SMG9-like isoform X3 produces the protein MTGTDGRSFSGSKTEGSLKLGLSNDTPKKQPTILLKAREPNAEDISASPKRNQKDDHLHTTVASSKDEANTAPTLKIMSKAMKLIDEGVICTESLQDYFNENNEFLIVGVVGAQGVGKSTIMNLLSYSKITEDLKKEIFKTENNSISKECDIKILTEHFEKVDLKQDEKLRKEVFKIETSEDIERGFNRTQGIDIYVTPNRLILLDCQPISSVSVLEELIKSETKRTNLVSEFIPLENSGEIQGLQLTTFLMSVCHVLILVQDWFLDSNVVRFLHTAEMLKPTIPNPEDEITDHFPHLMIMHNRAQMEDFSPSKFKTMQQVYKTLFDKSKLNIKSEIGLGSGRLISYLNSDNCGRPINLFLVPEINLNSNDIYTGHPPLEEIIAKMRANILGCTRNSLTHVQLTERTWLLYCAKVWDTVKKSSFFVEYTKLMP, from the exons ATGACTGGAACTGATGGAAGAAGTTTTTCGGGATCGAAGACTGAGGGTTCATTGAAATTAGGTTTAAGTAATGATACTCCAAAGAAACAACCCACCATTCTGTTGAAAGCAAGAGAACCAAATGCAGAAGATATCAGTGCTTCTCCAAAGCGCAATCAGAAAGATGATCATTTACATACTACTGTTGCTAGCTCAAAGGATGAAG CAAATACAGCACCAACTTTAAAAATAATGTCCAAGGCAATGAAATTAATAGATGAAGGCGTGATTTGCACAGAGTCATTACAGGactattttaatgaaaacaaTGAATTTCTTATAGTTGGAGTTGTAGGTGCTCAAGGTGTAGGAAAATCAACTATCATGAATCTTCTCTCGTACAGTAAAATAACAGAAGACTTAaagaaagaaatatttaaaactgaaaataatTCTATTTCTAAAGAATgtgatattaaaattttaactgaGCATTTTGAAAAAGTTGATTTAAAACAAGATGAAAAGTTAAGAAAGGAGGTATTTAAAATTGAAACTTCGGAAGATATAGAAAGAGGGTTTAATAGAACACAAGGAATTGATATATATGTGACACCAAATAGG CTTATCCTTTTAGATTGCCAGCCCATTTCATCGGTATCTGTCTTAGAGGAATTGATAAAAAGCGAAACCAAGAGAACCAATTTAGTTAGTGAATTTATACCATTAGAAAACAGTGGAGAGATTCAGGGATTACAGCTAACTACATTTCTAATGTCTGTGTGTCATGTTTTAATATTAGTACAAGACTGGTTTTTAGATAGTAATGTGGTAAG gtttTTACATACCGCCGAAATGTTAAAACCAACAATACCAAATCCAGAAGACGAAATAACAGATCATTTTCCTCATTTAATGATTATGCATAATAGAGCACAGATGGAAGATTTTTCTCCTTCCAAGTTCAAAACAATGCAACAG gTGTATAAAACCTTATTTGATAAATCGAAATTGAACATAAAATCGGAAATAGGATTGGGCTCTGGTCGATTAATTAGTTATTTAAATAGCGACAATTGTGGAAGacctattaatttatttttagttcctGAAATTAACCTAAATTCCA ACGATATCTACACGGGCCATCCGCCTCTAGAAGAAATAATCGCCAAGATGAGAGCCAATATTTTGGGATGTACACGTAATTCACTGACTCATGTACAACTTACGGAAAGGACGTGGTTGCTATATTGTGCGAAAGTATGGGACACAGTCAAAAAGAGTTCATTCTTTGTGGAATATACGAAACTGATGCCGTAG
- the LOC140432480 gene encoding inositol-tetrakisphosphate 1-kinase-like translates to MPSNKRIAFWVSEKKLQKLNWQELETISKKFGFEVFKLSLKKSLESQGPFCVLVHKMTDIIASANMGDIRCGNLIQEVENYISQNPSLVVIDPIANVRKLIDRCNCYSIIHSTNLSTYNVFTPNFCTLRTGDKESLKQQLKMAKVTYPFICKPMLGHGSKKAHEMSIIFNEKYLTGIKTPCVAQSFINHDAVLFKIYIAGDKHYYVERPSLKNFKASERETIYFDTSDVSKSDSKSRLCVLDPEDILTEKPKPDEEIIDIIAATLTKAFGMDLLGADVVIEKSTRKYGIIDVNAYPGYEGFPNFFDCLLECISKKISSDFT, encoded by the exons atgccTTCCAATAAAAGGATAGCCTTCTGGGTATCCGAGAAGAAATTACAGAAGCTAAATTGGCAGGAACTAGAGACAATAAGTAAAAAATTTGGTTTTGAGGTGTTCAAA TTGAGTCTGAAAAAAAGTTTGGAATCACAAGGACCCTTCTGTGTGTTAGTACATAAAATGACGGATATTATTGCATCTGCAAATATGGGTGATATTAGG tGTGGTAATCTTATTCAAGAAGTTGAAAATTATATTTCTCAAAATCCATCTCTGGTTGTGATAGATCCAATAGCAAATGTCAGAAAATTAATTGATAGATGTAACTGCTATAGTATTATTCATTCCACTAATTTATCTACCTATAATGTTTTTACACCAAATTTTTGTACATTAAGGACAG GTGATAAAGAGTCACTAAAGCAACAATTAAAAATGGCCAAAGTAACATATCCTTTCATTTGTAAACCTATGTTAGGACATGGATCAAAAAAGGCACATGAAATGTCGATAATCTTTAACGAGAAATATTTAACAGGAATTAAGACACCCTGTGTAGCACAAAGTTTTATAAACCACGAcgcagttttatttaaaatatatatagcaGGTGACAAGCACTATTATGTCGAGAGGCCTTCGTTAAAAAATTTCAAAGCTTCAGAGAGGGAGACCATATATTTCGATACAAGTGATGTCTCTAAGTCTGATTCGAAAAGTAGGCTTTGTGTGTTAGATCCTGAGGATATATTAACGGAAAAACCCAAACCAGATGAAGAAATTATAGACATAATAGCCGCTACTCTAACGAAAGCTTTTGGAATGGATCTTTTAGGAGCGGATGTAGTTATTGAAAAGTCTACTAGAAAATATGGAATTATAGATGTGAATGCCTATCCag GATATGAGGGATTCCCAAATTTCTTCGACTGTCTTTTAGAATGTATATCGAAAAAGATATCTTCGGATTTCACATAG
- the LOC140432479 gene encoding nonsense-mediated mRNA decay factor SMG9-like isoform X1: protein MSDYGINRKKLDPKKKNFAIVKETMTGTDGRSFSGSKTEGSLKLGLSNDTPKKQPTILLKAREPNAEDISASPKRNQKDDHLHTTVASSKDEANTAPTLKIMSKAMKLIDEGVICTESLQDYFNENNEFLIVGVVGAQGVGKSTIMNLLSYSKITEDLKKEIFKTENNSISKECDIKILTEHFEKVDLKQDEKLRKEVFKIETSEDIERGFNRTQGIDIYVTPNRLILLDCQPISSVSVLEELIKSETKRTNLVSEFIPLENSGEIQGLQLTTFLMSVCHVLILVQDWFLDSNVVRFLHTAEMLKPTIPNPEDEITDHFPHLMIMHNRAQMEDFSPSKFKTMQQVYKTLFDKSKLNIKSEIGLGSGRLISYLNSDNCGRPINLFLVPEINLNSNDIYTGHPPLEEIIAKMRANILGCTRNSLTHVQLTERTWLLYCAKVWDTVKKSSFFVEYTKLMP, encoded by the exons ATGTCAGATTACGGAATTAATCGTAAAAAGTTAGACCCCAAGAAAAAAAATTTCGCTATAGTAAAA GAAACAATGACTGGAACTGATGGAAGAAGTTTTTCGGGATCGAAGACTGAGGGTTCATTGAAATTAGGTTTAAGTAATGATACTCCAAAGAAACAACCCACCATTCTGTTGAAAGCAAGAGAACCAAATGCAGAAGATATCAGTGCTTCTCCAAAGCGCAATCAGAAAGATGATCATTTACATACTACTGTTGCTAGCTCAAAGGATGAAG CAAATACAGCACCAACTTTAAAAATAATGTCCAAGGCAATGAAATTAATAGATGAAGGCGTGATTTGCACAGAGTCATTACAGGactattttaatgaaaacaaTGAATTTCTTATAGTTGGAGTTGTAGGTGCTCAAGGTGTAGGAAAATCAACTATCATGAATCTTCTCTCGTACAGTAAAATAACAGAAGACTTAaagaaagaaatatttaaaactgaaaataatTCTATTTCTAAAGAATgtgatattaaaattttaactgaGCATTTTGAAAAAGTTGATTTAAAACAAGATGAAAAGTTAAGAAAGGAGGTATTTAAAATTGAAACTTCGGAAGATATAGAAAGAGGGTTTAATAGAACACAAGGAATTGATATATATGTGACACCAAATAGG CTTATCCTTTTAGATTGCCAGCCCATTTCATCGGTATCTGTCTTAGAGGAATTGATAAAAAGCGAAACCAAGAGAACCAATTTAGTTAGTGAATTTATACCATTAGAAAACAGTGGAGAGATTCAGGGATTACAGCTAACTACATTTCTAATGTCTGTGTGTCATGTTTTAATATTAGTACAAGACTGGTTTTTAGATAGTAATGTGGTAAG gtttTTACATACCGCCGAAATGTTAAAACCAACAATACCAAATCCAGAAGACGAAATAACAGATCATTTTCCTCATTTAATGATTATGCATAATAGAGCACAGATGGAAGATTTTTCTCCTTCCAAGTTCAAAACAATGCAACAG gTGTATAAAACCTTATTTGATAAATCGAAATTGAACATAAAATCGGAAATAGGATTGGGCTCTGGTCGATTAATTAGTTATTTAAATAGCGACAATTGTGGAAGacctattaatttatttttagttcctGAAATTAACCTAAATTCCA ACGATATCTACACGGGCCATCCGCCTCTAGAAGAAATAATCGCCAAGATGAGAGCCAATATTTTGGGATGTACACGTAATTCACTGACTCATGTACAACTTACGGAAAGGACGTGGTTGCTATATTGTGCGAAAGTATGGGACACAGTCAAAAAGAGTTCATTCTTTGTGGAATATACGAAACTGATGCCGTAG
- the LOC140432479 gene encoding nonsense-mediated mRNA decay factor SMG9-like isoform X2 has protein sequence MRKNLCGKKEKSCMETMTGTDGRSFSGSKTEGSLKLGLSNDTPKKQPTILLKAREPNAEDISASPKRNQKDDHLHTTVASSKDEANTAPTLKIMSKAMKLIDEGVICTESLQDYFNENNEFLIVGVVGAQGVGKSTIMNLLSYSKITEDLKKEIFKTENNSISKECDIKILTEHFEKVDLKQDEKLRKEVFKIETSEDIERGFNRTQGIDIYVTPNRLILLDCQPISSVSVLEELIKSETKRTNLVSEFIPLENSGEIQGLQLTTFLMSVCHVLILVQDWFLDSNVVRFLHTAEMLKPTIPNPEDEITDHFPHLMIMHNRAQMEDFSPSKFKTMQQVYKTLFDKSKLNIKSEIGLGSGRLISYLNSDNCGRPINLFLVPEINLNSNDIYTGHPPLEEIIAKMRANILGCTRNSLTHVQLTERTWLLYCAKVWDTVKKSSFFVEYTKLMP, from the exons atgagaAAGAATTTATGTGGCAAAAAAGAGAAATCTTGCATG GAAACAATGACTGGAACTGATGGAAGAAGTTTTTCGGGATCGAAGACTGAGGGTTCATTGAAATTAGGTTTAAGTAATGATACTCCAAAGAAACAACCCACCATTCTGTTGAAAGCAAGAGAACCAAATGCAGAAGATATCAGTGCTTCTCCAAAGCGCAATCAGAAAGATGATCATTTACATACTACTGTTGCTAGCTCAAAGGATGAAG CAAATACAGCACCAACTTTAAAAATAATGTCCAAGGCAATGAAATTAATAGATGAAGGCGTGATTTGCACAGAGTCATTACAGGactattttaatgaaaacaaTGAATTTCTTATAGTTGGAGTTGTAGGTGCTCAAGGTGTAGGAAAATCAACTATCATGAATCTTCTCTCGTACAGTAAAATAACAGAAGACTTAaagaaagaaatatttaaaactgaaaataatTCTATTTCTAAAGAATgtgatattaaaattttaactgaGCATTTTGAAAAAGTTGATTTAAAACAAGATGAAAAGTTAAGAAAGGAGGTATTTAAAATTGAAACTTCGGAAGATATAGAAAGAGGGTTTAATAGAACACAAGGAATTGATATATATGTGACACCAAATAGG CTTATCCTTTTAGATTGCCAGCCCATTTCATCGGTATCTGTCTTAGAGGAATTGATAAAAAGCGAAACCAAGAGAACCAATTTAGTTAGTGAATTTATACCATTAGAAAACAGTGGAGAGATTCAGGGATTACAGCTAACTACATTTCTAATGTCTGTGTGTCATGTTTTAATATTAGTACAAGACTGGTTTTTAGATAGTAATGTGGTAAG gtttTTACATACCGCCGAAATGTTAAAACCAACAATACCAAATCCAGAAGACGAAATAACAGATCATTTTCCTCATTTAATGATTATGCATAATAGAGCACAGATGGAAGATTTTTCTCCTTCCAAGTTCAAAACAATGCAACAG gTGTATAAAACCTTATTTGATAAATCGAAATTGAACATAAAATCGGAAATAGGATTGGGCTCTGGTCGATTAATTAGTTATTTAAATAGCGACAATTGTGGAAGacctattaatttatttttagttcctGAAATTAACCTAAATTCCA ACGATATCTACACGGGCCATCCGCCTCTAGAAGAAATAATCGCCAAGATGAGAGCCAATATTTTGGGATGTACACGTAATTCACTGACTCATGTACAACTTACGGAAAGGACGTGGTTGCTATATTGTGCGAAAGTATGGGACACAGTCAAAAAGAGTTCATTCTTTGTGGAATATACGAAACTGATGCCGTAG